One window of Novipirellula aureliae genomic DNA carries:
- the nifH gene encoding nitrogenase iron protein, protein MRKIAIYGKGGIGKSTTTQNTVAALAEMGKKVMVVGCDPKADSTRLLLHGLSQKSVLDTLREEGEDVELEDIRREGFGKCLCVESGGPEPGVGCAGRGIITSINMLEQLGAYEESENLDYSFYDVLGDVVCGGFAMPIREGKAQEIYIVCSGEMMAMYAANNICKGIMKFAESGGVRLGGLICNSRNVDNEREMIEEFAKKLGTQMIHFVPRDNDVQRAEIRKMTVIDWNSTCPQADEYRALAANIDANKMFVVPKPLQVEQLEELLMEFGLLEGVA, encoded by the coding sequence ATGCGTAAGATCGCAATTTATGGCAAAGGTGGAATCGGCAAATCAACGACGACTCAAAACACGGTCGCCGCTCTGGCTGAAATGGGAAAGAAGGTAATGGTCGTCGGGTGTGATCCAAAAGCGGACTCCACCCGACTACTACTTCACGGGCTATCTCAAAAGAGCGTCCTCGATACGCTTCGCGAAGAAGGCGAGGACGTTGAACTCGAAGACATCCGCCGTGAAGGTTTCGGAAAATGCTTGTGCGTCGAATCCGGTGGCCCAGAACCGGGTGTTGGTTGTGCCGGTCGTGGCATCATCACTTCGATCAATATGCTTGAACAACTTGGTGCGTACGAAGAAAGCGAAAACCTCGACTACTCGTTCTACGACGTCCTTGGCGACGTGGTTTGTGGTGGATTTGCGATGCCGATTCGTGAAGGCAAGGCGCAAGAAATCTACATCGTTTGCTCAGGGGAAATGATGGCAATGTACGCGGCTAACAACATCTGCAAAGGGATTATGAAGTTTGCGGAGTCGGGTGGCGTGCGTCTCGGTGGTTTGATTTGCAACAGCCGAAATGTTGACAACGAGAGGGAAATGATCGAAGAGTTCGCCAAGAAGCTCGGCACACAAATGATCCATTTTGTTCCTCGCGACAACGATGTCCAACGAGCGGAAATCCGCAAGATGACGGTGATCGATTGGAATTCGACTTGCCCCCAAGCGGACGAGTACCGAGCGCTCGCGGCCAATATTGATGCGAACAAGATGTTCGTCGTTCCAAAGCCATTGCAAGTCGAACAACTCGAAGAGTTGCTTATGGAATTCGGATTGTTAGAAGGCGTTGCCTAG
- a CDS encoding nitrogenase component I subunit alpha, with protein sequence MSSKPIHTPDLSTPSEPFAVEALTADQIKGELTRQYPAKVKRKRDKQIVLNEKTKNQDGSLTLPVINANTRTSPGIITQRGCTYAGCKGVIMGPTRDIINITHGPIGCGFYSWLTRRNQTKPPTEEHDNYIPYSFSTDMQDENIIFGGEKKLKAAIQEAYDMFHPKAIAVFATCPVGLIGDDVHQACREMKRELVDCNVFAFSCEGYKGVSQSAGHHIANNGVFQHMVGNQTKEPKGKFKINLLGEYNIGGDAFVLEEMFEKCGITLLSTFSGNSTVEQFERSHWAELNCVMCHRSINYVADMIEKKYGAPWIKVNFIGAKATAKSLRKIAEFFNDADLTERVENFITAEYPAVLKAQAEVLPRTEGKRAMLFVGGSRAHSYQELFKEIGMKTIAAGYEFAHRDDYEGRKVLPDIKVDADSRNIEELTVERDEKLYREPKTNADLESLQKRDFFENYQGMMADMGEKAMIIDDVSHHEAEKLIEMCQPDIFCAGIKEKYAVQKLGVPCKQLHSYDYGGPYAGFQGAVRFYQDIDRMVNSKVKDMIKAPWE encoded by the coding sequence GTGTCCAGCAAACCGATCCATACACCTGACCTTAGCACGCCGAGCGAACCGTTTGCGGTGGAAGCTCTGACGGCCGACCAAATCAAAGGCGAACTGACGCGGCAATACCCAGCCAAAGTCAAACGCAAACGCGACAAGCAAATCGTCTTGAACGAGAAAACGAAGAACCAAGATGGTAGTCTGACGCTGCCTGTCATCAACGCCAACACGCGAACGTCGCCCGGCATCATCACCCAGCGTGGGTGTACCTACGCCGGGTGCAAGGGTGTCATCATGGGGCCGACCCGTGACATCATCAATATCACGCACGGCCCGATCGGCTGTGGTTTCTACTCGTGGTTGACTCGACGGAATCAAACCAAGCCACCGACCGAAGAGCACGACAACTACATCCCGTATTCGTTCTCAACCGACATGCAGGATGAAAACATCATCTTCGGTGGCGAAAAGAAACTGAAGGCGGCGATTCAAGAAGCCTATGACATGTTTCACCCTAAAGCGATTGCTGTCTTCGCAACCTGTCCGGTCGGACTGATTGGTGACGACGTCCACCAGGCTTGCCGCGAAATGAAGCGAGAATTGGTGGATTGCAATGTCTTCGCCTTTTCATGTGAAGGTTACAAAGGGGTCAGCCAATCCGCGGGCCATCACATCGCCAACAACGGCGTTTTTCAACACATGGTTGGCAACCAAACCAAAGAGCCAAAGGGCAAGTTCAAAATCAACCTGTTGGGCGAGTACAACATTGGCGGCGACGCCTTCGTTCTCGAAGAGATGTTTGAAAAGTGTGGCATCACGCTCTTGTCTACCTTCAGCGGCAACTCGACGGTCGAACAATTCGAAAGATCGCACTGGGCCGAACTTAATTGTGTGATGTGTCACCGCTCGATTAACTATGTCGCGGATATGATCGAGAAGAAGTACGGAGCACCCTGGATCAAGGTAAACTTCATCGGGGCGAAAGCCACGGCGAAGAGTCTGCGCAAGATCGCTGAGTTCTTTAATGATGCTGATTTGACGGAGCGAGTCGAGAACTTTATCACCGCTGAGTACCCGGCTGTACTCAAAGCCCAAGCGGAGGTTCTGCCGCGAACCGAAGGCAAACGAGCGATGTTGTTTGTCGGCGGTAGTCGAGCCCATTCCTATCAAGAATTGTTTAAGGAAATCGGCATGAAGACGATTGCCGCGGGATACGAGTTCGCTCACCGCGACGACTACGAAGGCCGCAAGGTCTTGCCAGACATCAAGGTCGATGCGGATAGTCGTAACATCGAGGAGTTGACGGTCGAACGAGACGAAAAACTGTACCGTGAACCAAAGACCAACGCGGATCTGGAGTCACTCCAGAAACGAGATTTCTTCGAGAATTACCAAGGGATGATGGCCGACATGGGCGAGAAAGCGATGATCATCGACGACGTCAGCCACCACGAAGCGGAGAAGTTGATCGAGATGTGCCAGCCCGACATTTTCTGTGCTGGCATCAAAGAGAAGTACGCCGTTCAAAAACTCGGCGTGCCGTGCAAACAACTTCACAGCTACGACTACGGCGGACCCTATGCCGGGTTCCAAGGTGCAGTGCGGTTCTACCAGGACATTGATCGCATGGTGAACAGCAAGGTGAAGGACATGATCAAGGCTCCATGGGAGTGA
- a CDS encoding nitrogenase component 1, translating to MALLRHTTDDVVERQALTVNPAKTCQPIGAMYAALGINRCLPHSHGSQGCCSYHRSTLSRHYKEPAMAATSSFTEGSSVFGGQANLLQALNTIFSVYDPDVVAVHTTCLSETIGDDIPQIADAAVAKGFVPEGKCVIHCNTPSYVGSHTTGFANMTKAMVDYFSTSTSEDKIADQINIIPGWVEPADMGEIKRLVKMMSLKGITFPDTSGVLDAPLTAEYNMYPKGGATIEQLEATGDSAGTIALGPICSGPAAEALQNKCQVPQNTLPLPIGLRATDMFIQTLRKYNGGNVPAEITAERGRLVDLVSDMSQYFYGKTVALWGDPDQLVSLTQFLVDLDMRPKYIITGTPGKAFLRRIGEVLGDGVKDVIVKQGAQADMLYIHQLIKRERVDLLIGNTYGKYISRDEDIPLIRHGFPILDRIGHQYFPTAGYRGAMRLCEKILDAFLDRQDRDAPEESFELTM from the coding sequence ATGGCACTTTTACGACATACCACTGACGACGTCGTCGAACGTCAAGCTCTTACGGTCAACCCTGCAAAAACTTGCCAACCGATCGGAGCGATGTATGCAGCTCTTGGCATCAACCGTTGTTTGCCCCACAGTCACGGCTCACAAGGCTGTTGCTCGTACCACCGCAGTACGCTAAGCCGTCACTACAAAGAACCGGCAATGGCGGCAACCAGTTCGTTCACCGAAGGCTCATCGGTCTTCGGAGGTCAAGCGAACTTGTTGCAAGCCCTCAACACTATCTTTTCGGTCTACGACCCCGATGTGGTTGCGGTCCATACGACTTGCTTGTCCGAAACAATCGGCGACGACATCCCGCAAATCGCCGACGCCGCAGTGGCCAAAGGATTCGTTCCCGAAGGCAAATGTGTGATCCACTGCAACACGCCAAGCTACGTGGGATCGCATACCACGGGGTTTGCCAACATGACCAAGGCGATGGTCGATTACTTTTCCACTTCGACCAGCGAAGACAAGATCGCTGATCAAATCAACATCATTCCTGGTTGGGTCGAACCAGCGGACATGGGCGAAATCAAACGACTCGTCAAGATGATGAGCCTCAAGGGGATAACGTTTCCCGATACGTCCGGTGTTCTCGATGCACCGCTGACTGCCGAATACAACATGTATCCCAAAGGCGGAGCGACGATTGAGCAACTCGAAGCGACCGGGGATTCTGCGGGCACGATCGCACTCGGTCCGATCTGTTCTGGCCCCGCCGCCGAAGCACTTCAAAACAAATGCCAGGTGCCTCAGAACACGTTGCCGTTACCGATCGGTCTGCGTGCAACCGACATGTTTATCCAAACGCTCCGCAAATACAACGGCGGCAACGTGCCAGCGGAAATCACGGCCGAACGTGGTCGGCTGGTCGATTTGGTTTCAGATATGTCGCAGTACTTTTACGGCAAAACGGTTGCTCTTTGGGGCGATCCGGATCAACTGGTTTCTTTGACCCAATTCCTTGTTGATCTGGACATGCGACCCAAGTACATCATTACGGGGACACCCGGCAAAGCGTTCTTACGTCGGATCGGTGAAGTGTTGGGCGACGGTGTTAAAGACGTGATTGTCAAACAGGGGGCACAAGCCGACATGCTCTACATTCATCAACTGATCAAGCGAGAGAGGGTTGATTTGTTGATTGGCAACACTTACGGCAAGTACATCAGCCGCGATGAGGACATCCCGTTGATTCGCCACGGATTCCCAATCCTCGATCGTATTGGGCATCAGTATTTCCCCACGGCGGGATACCGCGGCGCGATGCGATTGTGTGAAAAGATTCTCGATGCATTTCTCGATCGTCAAGACCGCGACGCACCCGAAGAGAGTTTTGAGCTGACGATGTAG
- the nifE gene encoding nitrogenase iron-molybdenum cofactor biosynthesis protein NifE: MTTTDILEGRKAHIHEKGAVPFNIACEKQSVAGSVSQRACVFCGSRVVLYPIADALHVIHGPIGCAAYTWDIRGAWSSGPQLHRMSFSTDLQEKDVIYGGEKKLYQALVELIEHYRPKAAFIYSTCIVGLIGDDVEAICRRISAETGVETIPVHSEGFKGSKKDGYSAACNALNQLVGTGDTNGISPLSINILGDFNIAGETWVIKDYYERMGVEVVATITGDGRVDDIRRCHGAALNVVQCSGSMTQLATMMKEKYGIPIIRASYFGIEDMSKALYDVAEYLNDKTVMRNTQNLVRDEVSKLVPQLRKYKKDLKGKRAAVYTGGAFKALSMIRSLRTLGMKTVIAGSQTGNQQDYARLQELSDEGTIILDDTNPLELAKFLEEKKADLLIGGVKERPIAYKLGLGFCDHNHERKIGLAGFEGMLNFAKEVHGTVTSPVWKLAALHRKDVWSATSRQHRQGDES; the protein is encoded by the coding sequence ATGACCACCACCGACATCCTTGAAGGCCGTAAGGCGCATATCCACGAAAAGGGTGCTGTTCCATTCAACATCGCCTGCGAAAAGCAGAGCGTTGCCGGATCGGTCAGCCAACGTGCCTGCGTCTTCTGTGGATCACGAGTCGTATTGTACCCGATTGCCGATGCGTTGCATGTCATCCACGGTCCGATCGGATGTGCAGCGTACACTTGGGACATTCGAGGTGCATGGTCGAGCGGCCCGCAATTGCATCGAATGAGTTTCTCAACCGACTTGCAGGAGAAGGATGTCATCTATGGCGGTGAGAAGAAGCTGTATCAAGCTCTCGTCGAACTGATCGAACATTATCGCCCCAAAGCTGCGTTCATTTACAGTACTTGTATCGTCGGTTTGATCGGTGATGACGTCGAAGCCATTTGTCGCCGTATCTCAGCGGAAACCGGCGTCGAAACGATCCCTGTTCATTCCGAAGGATTCAAAGGATCGAAAAAGGACGGCTATTCGGCGGCCTGCAACGCATTGAATCAACTCGTCGGAACAGGCGACACGAATGGCATAAGTCCTCTGTCGATCAACATTCTTGGCGACTTCAACATCGCCGGTGAAACCTGGGTCATTAAAGATTATTACGAAAGAATGGGCGTGGAGGTGGTCGCAACGATAACCGGCGACGGGCGAGTCGATGACATCCGCCGCTGCCACGGTGCGGCATTGAACGTTGTGCAGTGTTCTGGATCGATGACTCAGCTTGCAACAATGATGAAAGAGAAATACGGCATTCCCATCATTCGGGCTTCCTACTTCGGCATCGAAGACATGAGCAAGGCGTTGTACGACGTCGCCGAATATTTGAATGACAAAACGGTCATGAGAAACACACAGAACTTGGTCCGTGATGAAGTCTCGAAACTCGTTCCTCAGCTTCGCAAATACAAGAAAGACTTGAAAGGAAAACGGGCCGCCGTTTACACAGGAGGAGCGTTCAAGGCTTTGTCGATGATCCGCTCCCTTCGCACTCTGGGCATGAAGACGGTGATCGCCGGGTCACAGACCGGAAACCAACAAGACTACGCACGCCTGCAAGAACTCAGCGATGAAGGGACGATCATCCTGGACGACACCAACCCGCTTGAGTTGGCAAAGTTCCTCGAAGAAAAGAAGGCGGACTTGCTGATCGGTGGCGTAAAGGAACGTCCAATCGCTTACAAACTCGGGCTCGGATTTTGTGACCACAACCACGAACGCAAAATCGGTCTGGCTGGTTTCGAGGGGATGTTGAACTTTGCCAAGGAGGTTCACGGAACCGTGACCAGTCCGGTTTGGAAATTAGCGGCACTCCACCGCAAAGATGTGTGGTCGGCTACAAGCCGCCAACACAGGCAAGGAGACGAATCATGA
- a CDS encoding nitrogenase component 1: MIAALPVSEHFTATRNACKLCTPLGACLAFSGIEGAMPFLHGSQGCSTYIRRYMISHFREPMDIASSNFGEHTAIFGGGKNIRLGLANVIEGYHPTMIGIATTCLSETIGDDVKMFLHEFRKDHQGEALPHLVHVATPSYTGTHATGYHDAIRAIVDVLAQPGPTIKGVVNLIPGMLSPADLRWLKDVVTDFGLQPILLPDYSDRLDGGTWSEYKKLPPGGTTIQQAARMGQAEATLEFGFTTNEATSAGTLLEKKFGVPCSHMGVPMGVALSDALFDKLSQISGRPVPVKYQGRRGRLIDSFIDAHKYVINKRVVVFGEEDLVVGMTAMMAEVGLKPVLCSSGGKSKKLGESIRAVAPEIADDCEIHEGVDFEEIAEHAKQLEPDLLVGNSKGYKLARELNVPLMRVGFPIHDRIGGARVLHVGYDGAQTRFDSIANGLLEMRQHDSDVGFTYF, encoded by the coding sequence ATGATCGCGGCACTTCCGGTTTCTGAGCACTTCACAGCGACTCGTAACGCTTGCAAACTTTGCACACCACTCGGGGCTTGCTTAGCGTTCAGCGGAATCGAAGGAGCGATGCCGTTCCTACACGGTTCGCAAGGTTGTTCGACGTACATTCGCCGCTACATGATTAGCCACTTTCGCGAACCGATGGACATCGCGTCGTCGAACTTCGGCGAGCACACCGCGATCTTCGGCGGTGGCAAGAACATCCGATTGGGGTTAGCGAATGTGATTGAAGGCTACCACCCGACGATGATCGGCATTGCGACAACATGCCTATCCGAAACAATCGGTGACGACGTCAAAATGTTTCTGCATGAGTTCCGCAAGGATCACCAAGGCGAGGCACTTCCGCATTTGGTGCACGTCGCGACACCCAGCTACACAGGAACTCATGCGACGGGTTATCACGACGCCATCCGCGCGATCGTGGACGTGCTCGCTCAGCCTGGGCCTACGATCAAAGGTGTCGTGAACCTGATTCCTGGGATGCTTTCGCCAGCCGATTTGCGCTGGTTGAAAGACGTCGTTACCGATTTCGGACTCCAGCCTATTTTGCTGCCCGACTATTCGGATCGACTTGATGGCGGAACGTGGTCTGAATACAAGAAGTTGCCGCCTGGCGGAACAACAATCCAACAAGCCGCGCGGATGGGACAAGCCGAAGCAACGTTGGAGTTTGGGTTTACGACCAACGAGGCAACCAGTGCCGGAACGCTGCTTGAGAAAAAATTCGGGGTTCCTTGTTCTCACATGGGCGTTCCGATGGGCGTCGCTCTGTCGGATGCCTTGTTCGACAAACTATCGCAAATTAGCGGTCGCCCGGTTCCGGTGAAATACCAGGGCCGTCGTGGGCGGTTGATTGATTCGTTCATCGACGCACACAAGTATGTGATCAACAAACGAGTGGTCGTGTTCGGGGAAGAGGACTTGGTCGTCGGCATGACCGCGATGATGGCCGAGGTGGGACTCAAACCCGTGCTTTGCTCATCAGGCGGCAAGAGCAAGAAACTGGGCGAATCGATTCGCGCGGTTGCACCGGAGATTGCGGACGATTGCGAGATTCACGAAGGGGTCGATTTTGAAGAGATCGCAGAACATGCGAAACAGCTCGAACCTGATTTGCTGGTCGGCAACAGCAAAGGATACAAGCTGGCTCGCGAGTTGAACGTGCCACTGATGCGAGTCGGTTTTCCGATCCATGATCGCATCGGCGGGGCGCGAGTGTTGCACGTCGGTTACGACGGAGCACAAACTCGCTTCGATTCGATCGCCAACGGTTTGCTGGAAATGCGTCAGCACGATTCGGACGTTGGATTTACCTATTTTTAA
- a CDS encoding radical SAM protein codes for MTIDTSLHPCFSPSAKHKFGRVHLPVAPKCNISCNFCNRKFDCANESRPGVTSTVLSPAQSVAYLNKVKALVECPITVVGIAGPGDPFANPDETMETLRLARESDPNIILCIASNGLNLEPYVEELAELKTSHVTVTVNAVDPKIGAKIYRWIRPQPNRVYRGEDGAKYLLDCQRASITALKRCGITVKINTIVMPGVNDHHITEITKAMAELGVDVQNCMALVPVQGTPFEDLDAPDPKLMMEIRKDIRQVLPQMSHCARCRADAVGLLGEANSDLIQEALIEAATRPLNPTDERPCVAVASLEGMLVNQHLGESEQLWIFERTDDGEFEMTETRPTPLPGSGSRRWSELAERLSDCRAVLAAHAGPSPKTALAKAGIRVMVAEGLIDEALEWVYAGQKPRMPLRVKEPGAGCDSDGVGCGPCSGPGTGCG; via the coding sequence ATGACCATTGACACCTCATTGCACCCTTGCTTTAGCCCGAGTGCGAAGCACAAGTTCGGACGGGTTCATTTGCCTGTCGCTCCGAAGTGCAATATTAGTTGCAACTTTTGCAATCGCAAGTTCGACTGTGCCAACGAAAGTCGCCCGGGCGTCACCAGCACAGTGCTCTCTCCTGCTCAATCGGTTGCCTATTTGAATAAAGTCAAAGCATTAGTCGAATGTCCGATTACTGTCGTCGGCATCGCTGGACCAGGCGACCCGTTCGCCAACCCGGATGAGACGATGGAGACGCTGCGGTTGGCTCGTGAATCGGACCCGAACATCATCCTGTGCATCGCCTCGAACGGTTTGAACTTGGAACCTTATGTCGAGGAATTAGCGGAACTAAAAACAAGTCATGTGACCGTTACCGTCAATGCAGTTGACCCGAAGATTGGTGCAAAAATCTATCGTTGGATTCGTCCTCAGCCAAACCGAGTCTATCGGGGCGAGGACGGTGCGAAGTATCTGCTCGATTGCCAACGTGCATCGATCACTGCCCTGAAACGATGCGGAATCACGGTAAAAATTAACACGATCGTGATGCCGGGGGTGAACGATCATCACATTACCGAGATCACCAAAGCGATGGCCGAGCTTGGGGTGGATGTTCAGAACTGTATGGCACTCGTGCCCGTCCAAGGAACGCCGTTTGAGGATTTGGATGCACCGGATCCGAAGTTGATGATGGAAATTCGCAAAGACATTCGCCAAGTGCTACCGCAAATGTCGCATTGTGCTAGGTGTCGAGCCGACGCGGTGGGACTTCTCGGGGAAGCGAATTCGGATTTGATTCAAGAAGCGTTAATCGAAGCGGCCACCCGTCCGCTAAATCCAACCGACGAGCGGCCTTGTGTTGCCGTCGCTTCACTCGAAGGGATGTTGGTAAACCAGCATCTTGGGGAGTCTGAACAATTATGGATATTCGAGCGAACGGACGATGGCGAGTTCGAGATGACCGAGACACGACCGACGCCGCTTCCAGGAAGTGGATCACGACGTTGGTCTGAACTTGCCGAACGATTGAGCGATTGCCGCGCGGTGCTTGCGGCACACGCGGGTCCATCGCCCAAGACAGCACTCGCGAAAGCAGGTATCCGGGTGATGGTTGCCGAGGGACTAATCGACGAGGCACTTGAATGGGTCTACGCAGGCCAAAAACCTCGAATGCCACTGCGAGTCAAGGAACCGGGGGCGGGCTGTGACAGCGACGGCGTCGGTTGCGGACCCTGCAGCGGGCCAGGGACGGGGTGCGGCTAA
- a CDS encoding (2Fe-2S) ferredoxin domain-containing protein — protein MEKPQYHILVCSSARASGELKGVCHKKGASDLPQYLENEILDRGIDALVSTTSCFKVCNKGPVLTVYPNGWWYGEIDEEKIDEILDSLEEDKPAEALLMA, from the coding sequence ATGGAAAAACCACAGTATCACATTCTTGTTTGCAGTAGTGCACGCGCTAGTGGTGAGCTGAAGGGTGTTTGTCACAAGAAAGGCGCATCAGATTTGCCGCAGTATCTCGAGAACGAAATACTTGATCGCGGGATTGATGCATTGGTCTCGACGACCAGTTGTTTCAAGGTGTGCAACAAAGGCCCAGTGCTAACCGTCTATCCCAACGGATGGTGGTATGGCGAAATCGATGAAGAGAAAATCGACGAAATTCTCGATTCACTCGAAGAGGACAAACCGGCCGAAGCTCTGTTAATGGCATGA
- a CDS encoding homocitrate synthase/isopropylmalate synthase family protein, with protein MNNELYLIDSTLRDGEQRADVAFTHGQRETIALMLNSLGIAEIEVGTPAAGRDEIESIRRIVSLGLDCRLTGWCRALSMDLEAAESANLRSVHFSLPVSRILLSTLGRDRSWVFGQLSQLLANALNRFDFVSVGLQDASRTDTRFLVDLACSAAIHGANRVRIADTVGVWDPLRTWAVVGRVREAVPDILLGFHGHNDLGMATANALAALQAGADCVDVTVNGLGERAGNAALEEVAMALKVILKENIGLRTKKLAELCDFVASASGIPIAAHKPIVGKQVFRHESGIHVRAMQKDRRSYEPFAPSEVGQSDSVTVLGKHSGRAALHQAFAESGIELNTSQADRLLDAVRQRSSELGRSLTPIEVLRLYET; from the coding sequence ATGAACAACGAACTTTACCTTATCGACAGCACGCTTCGTGATGGCGAACAACGTGCGGACGTTGCGTTTACTCATGGGCAACGTGAAACCATTGCGTTGATGCTCAACTCGCTCGGCATCGCTGAAATCGAAGTCGGCACGCCCGCGGCGGGCCGCGATGAAATCGAATCGATTCGCCGCATCGTTTCGCTCGGTCTTGATTGCCGATTGACAGGTTGGTGTCGAGCCTTGTCCATGGACCTTGAGGCTGCTGAAAGTGCAAACCTCCGCTCCGTTCATTTCTCATTACCTGTTTCGCGCATCTTGCTTTCGACACTCGGTCGGGATCGGTCGTGGGTCTTTGGGCAACTAAGCCAATTGCTCGCCAATGCGCTGAATCGATTTGATTTTGTATCCGTCGGATTGCAAGACGCATCACGAACCGACACCCGTTTTCTAGTTGACTTGGCATGTAGCGCGGCCATCCATGGTGCCAACCGAGTTCGTATAGCGGACACCGTTGGCGTTTGGGATCCGCTAAGGACTTGGGCCGTCGTCGGCCGAGTTCGCGAAGCGGTTCCCGATATTCTGTTGGGTTTTCATGGTCACAACGACCTTGGGATGGCCACCGCCAATGCCTTGGCTGCCCTGCAAGCCGGTGCGGATTGCGTCGACGTCACGGTCAATGGACTCGGCGAACGTGCAGGCAACGCGGCACTTGAAGAAGTCGCGATGGCATTGAAAGTCATCTTGAAAGAAAACATCGGTTTAAGAACCAAGAAACTCGCTGAGCTGTGTGACTTTGTCGCTAGCGCCAGCGGCATTCCGATCGCGGCTCACAAACCAATTGTCGGCAAGCAAGTCTTTCGACATGAATCGGGAATCCATGTGCGCGCCATGCAGAAGGATCGTCGCAGTTATGAGCCCTTCGCTCCGTCGGAAGTCGGCCAGTCGGATTCGGTAACGGTGTTAGGAAAGCATTCCGGCCGCGCCGCGCTGCACCAAGCGTTTGCCGAATCAGGCATTGAGCTAAACACGTCACAAGCCGACCGATTGCTTGATGCGGTCCGCCAGCGATCGAGTGAGCTAGGTCGCTCGCTAACTCCCATCGAAGTGTTGCGACTGTACGAGACTTGA